The proteins below come from a single Candidatus Bathyarchaeota archaeon genomic window:
- a CDS encoding DUF371 domain-containing protein codes for MPAIIEKIVAHGHPNISALHPTTLMFTKDENLTKKGDCIVAVGADNAVADFSEEFKTKLQDSNTKLTIQMKIDDVSWQVTARGSPKLSLTSKEEIVVRKSDFSSERTMAVCADKASVDMPREMVEKLKNPNQKVEITLTLA; via the coding sequence ATGCCCGCCATAATTGAGAAAATTGTAGCGCACGGTCATCCTAACATTTCAGCACTGCACCCGACCACGCTCATGTTCACCAAAGACGAGAACCTAACAAAAAAGGGGGATTGCATTGTGGCTGTTGGTGCAGATAATGCAGTGGCGGATTTTTCAGAAGAATTTAAAACCAAACTTCAAGATTCAAACACCAAACTAACAATCCAGATGAAAATTGACGACGTATCATGGCAGGTTACGGCGCGTGGCTCACCTAAACTATCCTTAACCAGCAAGGAGGAGATTGTTGTGCGAAAGAGCGATTTTTCCTCTGAGAGAACAATGGCGGTTTGTGCGGATAAAGCCTCAGTGGACATGCCAAGGGAAATGGTTGAAAAATTGAAAAATCCAAACCAAAAAGTTGAGATAACGCTAACTTTAGCCTAA
- a CDS encoding flippase-like domain-containing protein: MNLSAKRLRTLLVPVQAAVSILILYLLFQNVNLTQAANILSNTNIPLLATSIVFFILSSFAIGFALQGALKALKAAPRFKNTMLANFGGQLLSDVTPAKSGYFATPVLLNQLEAVPIEKGLMSVMAVGAGNFFVKASFSTIALLYFLMRIPSNVIDSSITNALLAGILVLLACGVGLTILVWTNYFSGLLLKLCKLPLVGIVIKKLQEVRSMFTNDKAALRSSLKVIVVSVLGSIIFSGISLILLAQAIGMAEPTFIDMLFMGPLTAAFMYVPITFAGLGLQEAAYAFLLTGISAQPTVILPYAITFALLVRLIATTTDLVGLPAVLKTSTGLIGKIHNKFSKKPQEPTA; this comes from the coding sequence TTGAATTTGTCAGCTAAACGTTTGCGCACCCTGCTCGTTCCCGTGCAAGCTGCAGTAAGCATCTTAATACTGTATTTGCTATTTCAAAACGTCAACTTAACCCAAGCAGCAAACATCCTAAGCAACACAAACATACCCCTACTTGCCACATCCATAGTTTTCTTTATCCTTTCATCGTTTGCAATCGGTTTTGCACTTCAAGGAGCCCTAAAAGCCCTCAAAGCTGCACCACGCTTCAAAAATACCATGTTAGCAAACTTTGGCGGGCAACTCTTAAGTGACGTAACCCCTGCAAAATCAGGCTACTTTGCAACTCCAGTACTGCTTAACCAACTTGAAGCTGTACCCATTGAGAAAGGCTTAATGAGTGTTATGGCCGTTGGCGCTGGCAACTTTTTTGTAAAAGCATCTTTTTCCACGATTGCATTGCTTTACTTTTTAATGCGCATTCCCAGTAACGTGATTGATTCGTCTATTACTAATGCGTTGCTTGCAGGTATATTGGTGCTTTTAGCCTGTGGAGTAGGCTTGACAATTTTGGTTTGGACTAATTATTTCTCTGGGTTACTTCTCAAACTTTGCAAATTACCCCTTGTCGGTATTGTAATTAAGAAGCTTCAGGAAGTCCGTTCAATGTTCACAAATGACAAGGCGGCACTGCGTAGTTCCTTAAAAGTTATTGTTGTCTCCGTGTTGGGTTCTATCATTTTCAGCGGAATTTCCTTAATTTTGTTAGCTCAAGCTATCGGAATGGCTGAACCCACATTCATAGATATGCTATTTATGGGACCACTAACTGCCGCTTTCATGTATGTACCCATAACTTTTGCGGGGCTTGGTCTGCAAGAAGCCGCTTATGCATTCCTATTAACAGGTATAAGTGCCCAGCCAACGGTGATTCTTCCTTACGCCATAACATTCGCGTTGCTAGTTAGACTAATAGCAACAACAACTGACTTAGTTGGTTTGCCAGCGGTTCTAAAAACAAGCACTGGATTAATAGGAAAAATCCACAACAAATTTTCTAAAAAACCTCAAGAACCCACCGCTTAG
- a CDS encoding class I SAM-dependent methyltransferase family protein: protein MPQAVCLKVSKIDGEKTIALASKLGIMDKTLIIQRDETSLWIPLIGQPDAEVMEKFEQISSLQVETADFTEKIQHEKTLTQALSSQLPPELLPNLPHAMDVIGDIAIIDIPPQLKEYESLIGAAVLETQKNVKTVLAKAGDISGTFRVRDYTFIAGENKTHTIHREYGCQYHVDIAKAYFSPRLSTEHQRVAYLVQADETVVDLFAGVGPFAVLIVKTQKAAKVYGVDLNPDAVQFLEQNVHLNKVADRVFPVLGDAREIAKTQLKGAADRVIMNLPETAIDFVDAACNALKPSGGVVHFYGFVRQPDTIEDLQQQFSYLVEKNGRVLQSFLCVRSIRETAPFESQVVLDAQIR from the coding sequence ATGCCGCAAGCAGTATGTCTTAAAGTTTCAAAAATTGATGGCGAAAAAACCATTGCGTTAGCTAGTAAACTGGGCATTATGGACAAGACGCTTATTATTCAGCGAGATGAAACTTCGCTTTGGATCCCCCTAATTGGGCAACCTGACGCAGAGGTCATGGAAAAATTTGAGCAAATTTCAAGCCTGCAAGTTGAAACAGCAGATTTCACAGAAAAAATTCAACACGAAAAAACCCTCACCCAAGCCCTAAGCAGTCAACTCCCCCCTGAACTGCTTCCAAACCTGCCCCACGCAATGGATGTAATCGGTGACATAGCCATAATAGACATTCCCCCGCAACTCAAAGAGTACGAGAGCCTGATTGGCGCGGCAGTACTGGAGACCCAGAAAAACGTGAAAACCGTGCTGGCAAAAGCAGGTGACATATCTGGGACTTTTCGTGTTCGCGATTACACATTTATCGCGGGCGAAAACAAAACCCACACGATCCATAGGGAATACGGTTGTCAATATCACGTGGACATTGCCAAAGCATACTTCTCCCCAAGACTCTCTACTGAGCACCAACGCGTAGCATACCTTGTCCAAGCGGATGAAACTGTGGTGGACTTGTTTGCGGGTGTTGGACCCTTTGCAGTGCTGATTGTAAAAACCCAAAAAGCTGCCAAGGTTTATGGGGTTGACCTAAACCCTGATGCAGTGCAGTTTTTAGAGCAAAATGTTCACCTAAACAAGGTAGCTGATAGGGTTTTCCCTGTTTTGGGTGACGCACGAGAAATCGCAAAAACACAGCTCAAAGGCGCTGCGGATAGGGTAATTATGAATCTGCCTGAAACTGCCATCGACTTTGTGGATGCCGCATGTAACGCTCTAAAGCCCTCGGGTGGTGTGGTGCATTTTTACGGGTTTGTTCGTCAACCTGATACGATTGAGGATTTGCAGCAGCAGTTTTCTTATCTGGTGGAGAAAAATGGGCGTGTTCTTCAAAGTTTTCTTTGTGTTCGAAGTATTCGCGAAACTGCGCCGTTTGAATCTCAAGTGGTTTTAGATGCCCAAATCCGTTAG